From Erwinia pyri, a single genomic window includes:
- the epmB gene encoding EF-P beta-lysylation protein EpmB, with translation MAHIVTLNTPSREEWLHQLADVITDPAELLQLLGLDSHPELTAGNAARRLFALRVPRAFASRMQKGDPQDPLLLQVITASQEFIDAPGYSTDPLDEQSSVVPGLLHKYRNRALLLVKGGCAVNCRYCFRRHFPYSDNQGNKRNWQQALEYIREQPELDEIIFSGGDPLMAKDAELAWLIDQLEQIPHLKRLRIHSRLPVVIPSRITHTLCQRLAQSRFQVLLVTHINHAQEMDDELRAALHQLKQAGVTLLNQSVLLRNINDNAVTLAELSNALFDAGVLPYYLHVLDKVQGAAHFYVSDDEARAIMRELLSQVSGYLVPKLAREIGGEPSKTPLDLQLRQV, from the coding sequence ATGGCACACATTGTAACCCTAAATACCCCTTCGCGAGAAGAATGGTTGCATCAACTTGCAGATGTAATCACCGATCCTGCTGAATTACTGCAACTGCTAGGCCTCGATTCGCACCCGGAGCTGACGGCGGGCAATGCTGCACGCCGTCTGTTTGCCCTGCGCGTCCCGCGAGCCTTTGCGTCCAGAATGCAAAAAGGCGATCCACAAGATCCGCTCCTGCTGCAGGTCATTACCGCCAGCCAGGAGTTTATTGATGCTCCGGGTTACAGTACCGATCCGCTCGATGAGCAGAGCAGCGTGGTGCCGGGTCTGTTACATAAATATCGCAATCGTGCGCTGTTGCTGGTTAAAGGCGGCTGTGCGGTTAACTGCCGCTACTGTTTCCGCCGCCATTTTCCCTATTCTGATAACCAGGGAAACAAGCGCAACTGGCAGCAAGCCCTGGAGTATATCCGAGAGCAGCCAGAACTGGATGAGATTATTTTCTCCGGTGGCGATCCCCTGATGGCAAAAGATGCGGAACTGGCGTGGCTGATTGACCAACTGGAGCAGATCCCACACCTGAAACGCCTGCGGATCCATAGCCGTTTACCGGTGGTGATCCCAAGCCGCATCACGCATACGCTCTGCCAGCGGCTGGCACAGTCGCGATTTCAGGTGCTGCTGGTGACCCATATCAACCACGCGCAGGAAATGGATGATGAGCTGCGCGCTGCGCTGCATCAGCTGAAGCAGGCGGGTGTAACCCTGCTTAACCAGAGCGTTCTGCTGCGTAATATCAATGATAACGCCGTCACGCTGGCAGAGCTGAGTAATGCGCTGTTTGATGCCGGTGTCCTGCCCTATTACCTGCACGTGTTGGATAAAGTTCAGGGCGCGGCGCACTTTTACGTCTCCGACGACGAGGCCAGGGCCATCATGCGCGAGCTGTTGAGCCAGGTTTCGGGCTATCTGGTGCCAAAACTGGCCAGAGAGATTGGTGGCGAGCCAAGCAAAACGCCGCTGGATTTGCAGCTAAGACAGGTTTAA
- a CDS encoding DUF4156 domain-containing protein → MRTNVLLGFSLAALLLAGCSSTSNELSPAGQRVTFTDQQPAKECQMLGNLTGEQSNWFSGAGGGESSSLRGAANDLRNRAAEMGGNVIYGATSPTQNIWSSFAPLDSKMSGQVYKCP, encoded by the coding sequence ATGCGGACTAACGTCTTGCTGGGATTTTCTCTGGCAGCCCTGCTGCTGGCAGGCTGTAGCAGTACTTCAAACGAGCTGAGCCCTGCGGGTCAACGCGTTACCTTTACTGACCAGCAGCCTGCAAAAGAGTGCCAGATGCTGGGCAATCTGACCGGCGAACAGAGCAACTGGTTTAGCGGTGCAGGCGGCGGCGAAAGCAGCTCGCTGCGTGGTGCAGCCAACGACCTGCGCAACCGTGCGGCAGAGATGGGCGGCAACGTGATTTATGGCGCCACCAGCCCAACGCAAAATATCTGGTCAAGCTTTGCCCCGCTGGACAGCAAGATGAGCGGCCAGGTTTATAAGTGCCCTTAA
- the groL gene encoding chaperonin GroEL (60 kDa chaperone family; promotes refolding of misfolded polypeptides especially under stressful conditions; forms two stacked rings of heptamers to form a barrel-shaped 14mer; ends can be capped by GroES; misfolded proteins enter the barrel where they are refolded when GroES binds), with protein sequence MAAKDVKFGNDARVKMLRGVNVLADAVKVTLGPKGRNVVLDKSFGAPTITKDGVSVAREIELEDKFENMGAQMVKEVASKANDAAGDGTTTATVLAQSIITEGLKAVAAGMNPMDLKRGIDQAVIAAVEELKNLSVPCSDSKAIAQVGTISANSDETVGTLIAQAMEKVGKEGVITVEEGTGLQDELDVVEGMQFDRGYLSPYFINKPETGAVELETPFILLADKKISNIREMLPVLEAVAKAGKPLLIVAEDVEGEALATLVVNTMRGIVKVAAVKAPGFGDRRKAMLQDIAVLTGGTVISEEIGMELEKATLEDLGQAKRVVINKDTTIIIDGVGEEATISGRVSQIRQQIEEATSDYDREKLQERVAKLAGGVAVLKVGAATEVEMKEKKARVEDALHATRAAVEEGVVAGGGVALVRVASKLGALRGQNEDQNVGIKVALRAMESPLRQIVSNAGEEPSVVTNNVKAGEGNYGYNAQTEEYGDMIDFGILDPTKVTRSALQYAASVAGLMITTECMVTDMPKGDAPDLGAGGGMGGMGGMGGMM encoded by the coding sequence ATGGCAGCTAAAGACGTAAAATTCGGTAATGACGCACGCGTAAAAATGCTGCGTGGCGTTAACGTACTGGCAGATGCAGTAAAAGTTACCCTGGGCCCTAAAGGCCGTAACGTAGTTCTGGATAAATCTTTTGGTGCACCGACCATCACTAAAGATGGCGTTTCCGTAGCACGTGAAATCGAACTGGAAGACAAGTTCGAGAACATGGGCGCGCAGATGGTGAAAGAAGTTGCCTCTAAAGCGAACGACGCAGCGGGCGACGGTACCACCACCGCAACCGTACTGGCTCAATCCATCATCACCGAAGGCCTGAAAGCCGTCGCTGCGGGCATGAACCCGATGGATCTGAAGCGCGGTATCGACCAGGCCGTTATCGCGGCGGTTGAAGAACTGAAAAACCTCTCCGTACCTTGCTCCGATTCCAAAGCCATTGCTCAGGTAGGCACCATCTCCGCTAACTCCGATGAAACCGTGGGTACTTTGATCGCCCAGGCGATGGAGAAAGTGGGTAAAGAAGGCGTGATTACCGTTGAAGAAGGCACCGGCCTGCAGGACGAGCTGGACGTGGTTGAAGGTATGCAGTTCGACCGTGGCTACCTCTCTCCGTACTTCATCAACAAGCCAGAAACCGGCGCAGTAGAACTGGAAACCCCGTTCATCCTGCTGGCTGACAAAAAAATCTCCAACATCCGCGAAATGCTGCCAGTTCTGGAAGCCGTAGCGAAAGCAGGCAAACCACTGCTGATCGTTGCTGAAGATGTTGAAGGCGAAGCGCTGGCTACCCTGGTGGTCAACACCATGCGCGGTATCGTGAAAGTGGCTGCTGTTAAAGCACCAGGCTTTGGCGACCGTCGTAAAGCGATGCTGCAGGATATCGCTGTGCTGACTGGCGGTACCGTTATCTCTGAAGAGATCGGTATGGAGCTGGAAAAAGCGACCCTGGAAGATCTGGGTCAGGCGAAACGCGTTGTAATCAACAAAGACACCACCATCATCATCGATGGCGTTGGCGAAGAAGCAACTATCTCTGGCCGCGTTTCTCAGATTCGCCAGCAGATTGAAGAAGCAACTTCTGATTACGACCGTGAAAAACTGCAGGAGCGTGTGGCTAAACTGGCAGGCGGCGTTGCCGTACTGAAAGTAGGCGCAGCGACTGAAGTAGAAATGAAAGAGAAGAAAGCTCGTGTTGAAGATGCTCTGCACGCTACCCGTGCTGCAGTGGAAGAGGGCGTGGTTGCTGGTGGTGGTGTTGCACTGGTACGAGTTGCTTCTAAACTGGGCGCGCTGCGTGGCCAGAACGAAGACCAGAACGTAGGTATCAAAGTTGCGCTGCGCGCGATGGAATCGCCACTGCGTCAGATCGTTTCTAACGCCGGTGAAGAGCCTTCTGTTGTCACCAACAACGTGAAAGCGGGCGAAGGTAACTACGGTTACAACGCTCAGACCGAAGAGTATGGCGACATGATCGACTTCGGTATCCTGGACCCAACTAAAGTGACCCGTTCTGCTCTGCAGTACGCGGCCTCTGTAGCCGGTCTGATGATCACCACCGAGTGCATGGTTACCGACATGCCTAAAGGCGACGCGCCTGATTTAGGTGCTGGCGGCGGCATGGGTGGTATGGGCGGCATGGGCGGCATGATGTAA
- a CDS encoding co-chaperone GroES yields the protein MKIRPLHDRVIVKRKEVESKSAGGIVLTGSAAGKSTRGEVLAVGNGRILESGEVKPLDVKVGDVVIFSEGYGAKTEKIDNQEVLIISESDILAIVEA from the coding sequence ATGAAAATTCGTCCATTGCACGACCGTGTTATCGTCAAGCGTAAAGAAGTGGAATCCAAATCAGCTGGTGGCATCGTGCTGACCGGCTCCGCAGCTGGCAAATCTACCCGTGGCGAAGTGCTGGCTGTTGGCAATGGCCGTATCCTGGAAAGTGGTGAAGTTAAGCCGCTGGATGTGAAAGTGGGCGATGTGGTCATTTTCAGCGAAGGCTACGGTGCGAAAACTGAGAAAATTGACAACCAGGAAGTGCTGATCATTTCTGAAAGCGACATTCTGGCAATTGTTGAAGCGTAA